The segment CTCGATCGTCCCGCCGGCCTCGGTGCCCGCGGTGGGGGCCAGGGTCGCCCGCCGGTTCTCGCCGCCGCTCTTGATCCGCACGGAGCGGTCCCCGGGCAGCTGGATGTCGCCCAGGTCGATGGAGACGTCGGCCTTCGCGGTGACCTCCCGGGGGACGATCACCTTCAGCCGGCCCGCCTCGATGGAGGCGCGGACCGGCACGGTCGTGCCCTTCGGCACGTCCAGGCGGCTCAGGTCGAGCGTGGCCAGCCCCGTCCCGGAGGAGTACAGGGGCCGGACGTCGGCCACCGCCGCCGGACGCCAGTCGACGTTGTGCCAGTCGGTGCTCACCTCGCGCGGCAGGGCGGTGGCCGCCGCGAGGAGCCCGGCCGTGACCAGGCCCAGCAGGATCGTGCCGAAGCCGGTGCGGCCCTTGACGGAGCTCACCGCCAGGCCCAGCCCGAAGACGGCCAGCGCACAGGCCAGGCCGACCTGGAGGGCGTGCCCCAGCGGGCTGCCGTGCCAGACGGAGGCGGTGGCGATCCCGCCGGCCAGCAGGGCCAGGACGAAGATCCGGCCGCCGATCCCGCCGCGCCCCTGCCCGTACGCGGGCGTCGGCTCCGGCTTCGCCGGGGCCGCCCCGGGCAGCGTGCCCGGGCGGTCGTCGGCGCCGTCGTCGGGGCCCCACAGGTAGCCGGAGGAGCCGACCGGCCCGGTGGTGCCGTCCTTCACCAGCGGATCGCGCCACCACGACGGGCTGCTCGGCACGGGCGGCGCCTGGGTCTCCGGCGGAGCCGGGCGGTGCGTCCCGGGGGCCTCCGCCTCGGGGGCGGCGGCCCGGCGGTGCCGCCGGGACCAGTACGCGGCCCCGCCGAGCGCCAGGATGACCAGGACGGAGAAGGCGCCCATCACCCCGTTGTCGAGCATCGACAGGAACAGGGCGCAGCCCACCAGGGCGCTGAACACCGCGGCCAGGGTGGACCCTTCGACGCGTCCGGTCAGCAGCTTGCGGCCCTCGCTGTCCTCCTCGCCCTCCAGAGGCAGCAGCAGCCAGGCGAACCCGTAGAAGACCAGGCCGACGCCGCCCGTGACGGCGAGCACGCCGAGCACGATCCGGAACATCACCGGGTCCAGGTCGAAATACCGGCCCAGGCCGCCGCAGACGCCTGCGAGGACCTTGTCGCGCTTGCTGCGGCGCAGCGGCGGCCGGTCGGCTGGGGCCGGTGCCCCGGGTTCTTCCCCCGGGCTCCGTCCGGAGGCGCCCCCGGGCGGGGCGTCGTGTACGTCGGTCATGGCTCCATGGTGACCGCCCGTCCGGCCGCCCGGCACCGGGCCCTACCCTGGCGCAACCCTGATATCCCCCCGACGGAACTGGGGGGATGCCCTGATGCCGCCGCCCGCCCGGCCATGTGACCCTTGGTGACATGCCCGCAGCAGCAGCCGCCCGTACCCCGCACGCCCCCGACCCCGACGACGTCCCGCAGCGCAGGCTCTACCGCAGCGCCGACGGACGGATGCTCGGCGGAGTCGCGCGCGGCCTCGCCGGGCACCTCGGGCTGCCCGTCCTGTGGGTCCGGCTCGCCTTCCTCGCCATGTTCATGTGGGGGGACGGGCTGGGGGTGCTGCTGTACGCCGCCTTCTGGGTCTTCGTCCCGCTCGGCGTCGGCGGCAGCACCGGGCACCACTCCTTCTTCGAGACCCTCGCCGACGGCAGCCGGCGCCTGCGCAAGCCCGACAAGGGGGCGGTGTCCGGGCTGATCGCCCTGGCCGTCGGCGCGGGCATCTTCATCTCCCAGCTCCGCGTCGGCGGCGCCAACGGCCGCTACGTCTGGCCCACCCTGCTCGTCGGGGCCGGCGTCGTCCTCGTCTGGCGGCAGGCCGACAACGCCCGCCGGGCCGGCTGGAACTCCGCCGCGGACCGCCAGAAGCGGCTCCTCCAGGCCGCCCGGGCGCTCGCCGGGGTGGTGCTCGTCGGCGTGGGCCTGACCGTCTTCATCGTCGTACGGGGCTCCGCCGCCCAGCTCGGCAACCTCCTCACCGCCGTCCTCGCCGTCCTCGTCGGCATCGCCCTGCTCGCCGGACCCTGGCTGATCCGGATGACCCAGGACCTCTCCGAGGAGCGTCTGATGCGCATCCGCGCCCAGGAGCGCGCCGAGGTCGCCGCCCACGTCCACGACTCCGTCCTGCACACGCTCACCCTGATCCAGCGCAACGCCGAGGACGTCGGCGAGGTCCGCCGCCTCGCCCGCGCCCAGGAGCGGGAGCTGCGCAACTGGCTGTACAAGCCGGAGGGCACCGGCAAGGACGAGGCCGAGGAGCCGGCCACCCTCGCCGAGGCCGTGAAGAAGGCCGCCGCCGAGGTCGAGGACCACCACGGCGTCCCGATCGAGGTGGTCGTCGTCGGAGACTGCCCACTGGACGAGAAGCTGGGCGCGCAGATGCAGGCCGCGCGCGAGGCGATGGTCAACGCCGCCAAGTACGGTGGCGAGGGCGGGCCCGTCCAGGTGTACGCGGAGGTCGAGGGGCGCACGGTGTTCGTGTCCGTACGGGACCGGGGGCCGGGCTTCGACATCGACGCGGTACCCGGCGACCGCATGGGCGTACGAGAATCGATCATCGGCCGGATGCAGCGCAACGGCGGGACCGCCCGGCTGCGGTCCGCGCCCGACGGCGGCACGGAAGTCGAACTGGAGATGGAGAGGGTGGCGAACGCGGCATGACCGGCATGACCGAGGGCAGCGCTGTGAACGACGGGTCCAGGAGGGTCCGGGTGGTGCTCGTCGACGACCACCGCATGTTCCGCACCGGCGTACAGGCCGAGATCGGGGAGACGTCCCGCACCGGCGTCGAGGTCGTCGGGGAGGCCGCCGACGTGGACCAGGCCGTCACCGTCATCACCGCCACCCGCCCCGAGGTGGTCCTCCTCGACGTGCACCTGCCCGGCGGCGGCGGCGTCGAGGTGCTGCGGCGCTGCGCCCCGCTGATGGCGGCCGCCGAGAACCCGGTGCGCTTCCTGGCCCTGTCGGTGTCGGACGCCGCCGAGGACGTCATCGGGGTCATCCGGGGCGGCGCGCGCGGCTACGTCACCAAGACCATCACCGGCACCGACCTGGTGGACTCCGTCTTCCGGGTCCAGGACGGGGACGCGGTGTTCTCGCCGCGGCTGGCCGGCTTCGTCCTCGACGCCTTCGCCTCCACGGACGCGCCGCCGGTCGACGAGGACCTGGACCGGCTCACCCAGCGGGAGCGCGAGGTGCTGCGGCTGATCGCGCGCGGGTACGCGTACAAGGAGATCGCCAAGCAGCTGTTCATCTCGGTGAAGACGGTCGAGTCGCACGTCTCGGCCGTGCTGAGGAAGCTCCAGCTCTCCAACCGGCACGAGCTGACCCGCTGGGCCACCGCGCGCCGCCTGGTCTGACCTGCGGGTGAACCGCGGGTGACACCCCGGGGCGCGGCCCCGGGGATGATCCGGATGTGATCCACGACGCAGTCGGGGAGGGCAACCGGACGGCATCGCGGCGGCCTCTTGGGTGGCGTGATGAGCCTGACGGGGACCCCTCTCTTCGCGACGGTGATCGGCCTGACGCTGATCGCCGTCGTCCTGCCGCTGACCGTGTGGAGCAAGGTGCGCGGCCCCGCCGCCGCACGCCTGGCGGTCCGCGGGCTGATGGTGGTGTTCGCGCAGGTCACCGCCGTCGCCCTGGTGTTCGTCGCGGTCAACCGGGACATGAACTTCTACGCCTCCTGGGGCGACCTGATGGGCACCGGCAGCTACGTCCAGTCCGCCCCCGACCTCGGCGCCGACGGCATGGGCGGCAAGAAGGCCGAGCAGGTCCGGCAGGAGCCGAAGGTCCGCCAGGACTTCCAGCCCGTCGACGGGCTCGGCGGACGCGTGAGGAAGACCGAGCTCGACGGGAAGATCTCCGGGGTCAAGGGCGACGTCATGGTGTGGCTGCCGCCGCAGTACGACGACCCCGCCTACAAGGACAGGAAGTTCCCGGTCGTCGAGCTGATCCCCGGCATACCGGGCACCGGCAAGTCCTGGTTCCAGGGGCTCAAGGCGCACGAGGTGCTGGAGCCGCTGATGAAGGAGGGCAAGGTCCAGCCGTTCATCCTGGTCTCCCCGCGCGCCATGCTGCTGGGCAACGCCGACACCGGCTGTGCCAACCTCCCCGGCAAGGTCAACGCCGACAGCTGGTTCAGCGTCGACGTCCGCAAGATGGTCACCGACAACTTCCGCGTCTCCGACGACCCCCGCACCTGGGGCGTGGCCGGCTACTCGGCGGGCGCCTACTGCGCGGCCAAGCTGGCCATCCTGCACCCCGACCGGTACGGCGCGGCCGTCTCGCTGTCCGGCTACAACGACCCGGGCCAGGAGCCCACCTCGCTGGTCGCCAAGGACCCCGAGCTGCGCCGCACCCACAACCTCAAGGAACTGCTGAAGGCCCAGCCCGCGCCGCCGGCGGTGGCGCTGTGGATGTCGGGGGCGGAGCAGGACGGCTACCTGTCGGGGATGGACCTCAAGGGGCTCGCCAAGAACCCGACCACCGTGCACGCGGAGAAGGTCACCGGCGGCCACAACCTGGAGTCCTGGTCCAAGCAGCTGCCGCAGACCTTCGGCTGGCTCAGCCAGACCGTCAAGGCGCCGTAACGGGCCCTACGCGGGGCGGGAGGCACCGGCCCAGGGCATCGAGTCGACCGGTGCCAGCCGGACCGTGGAGCCGGGGCGCGGGGCGTGGATGATCTGGCCGCCCCCGACGTACAGGCCGACGTGCGTGACGCCGGAGTAGTAGAACACCAGGTCGCCGGGGGCCAGCTGGTCGCGGGAGACCCGCCGGCCGGCGTTGATCTGGGTGTAGGTGGTGCGGGGCAGGGAGACCCCGGCCGCCCGCCAGGCCGCCTGGGTCAGCCCCGAGCAGTCGAACGAGCCCGGGCCGGTCGCGCCCCAGACGTACGGCCTGCCGATCGCCCCGTACGCGAACGCCACCGCGCGGGCGGCGCGCGAACCGTCGGCGGGGGCCGGGGAGCCGTGCGCTCCGGCGGGGGCCGCCGCCGCTGCTGCGGGTCCGGCGGCGGGGGCGGCCGGGCCGATGCCGTGCCGGGCCTCGT is part of the Streptomyces katrae genome and harbors:
- a CDS encoding LuxR C-terminal-related transcriptional regulator, giving the protein MTEGSAVNDGSRRVRVVLVDDHRMFRTGVQAEIGETSRTGVEVVGEAADVDQAVTVITATRPEVVLLDVHLPGGGGVEVLRRCAPLMAAAENPVRFLALSVSDAAEDVIGVIRGGARGYVTKTITGTDLVDSVFRVQDGDAVFSPRLAGFVLDAFASTDAPPVDEDLDRLTQREREVLRLIARGYAYKEIAKQLFISVKTVESHVSAVLRKLQLSNRHELTRWATARRLV
- a CDS encoding ATP-binding protein — its product is MPAAAAARTPHAPDPDDVPQRRLYRSADGRMLGGVARGLAGHLGLPVLWVRLAFLAMFMWGDGLGVLLYAAFWVFVPLGVGGSTGHHSFFETLADGSRRLRKPDKGAVSGLIALAVGAGIFISQLRVGGANGRYVWPTLLVGAGVVLVWRQADNARRAGWNSAADRQKRLLQAARALAGVVLVGVGLTVFIVVRGSAAQLGNLLTAVLAVLVGIALLAGPWLIRMTQDLSEERLMRIRAQERAEVAAHVHDSVLHTLTLIQRNAEDVGEVRRLARAQERELRNWLYKPEGTGKDEAEEPATLAEAVKKAAAEVEDHHGVPIEVVVVGDCPLDEKLGAQMQAAREAMVNAAKYGGEGGPVQVYAEVEGRTVFVSVRDRGPGFDIDAVPGDRMGVRESIIGRMQRNGGTARLRSAPDGGTEVELEMERVANAA
- a CDS encoding alpha/beta hydrolase, with the protein product MSLTGTPLFATVIGLTLIAVVLPLTVWSKVRGPAAARLAVRGLMVVFAQVTAVALVFVAVNRDMNFYASWGDLMGTGSYVQSAPDLGADGMGGKKAEQVRQEPKVRQDFQPVDGLGGRVRKTELDGKISGVKGDVMVWLPPQYDDPAYKDRKFPVVELIPGIPGTGKSWFQGLKAHEVLEPLMKEGKVQPFILVSPRAMLLGNADTGCANLPGKVNADSWFSVDVRKMVTDNFRVSDDPRTWGVAGYSAGAYCAAKLAILHPDRYGAAVSLSGYNDPGQEPTSLVAKDPELRRTHNLKELLKAQPAPPAVALWMSGAEQDGYLSGMDLKGLAKNPTTVHAEKVTGGHNLESWSKQLPQTFGWLSQTVKAP
- a CDS encoding PspC domain-containing protein: MTDVHDAPPGGASGRSPGEEPGAPAPADRPPLRRSKRDKVLAGVCGGLGRYFDLDPVMFRIVLGVLAVTGGVGLVFYGFAWLLLPLEGEEDSEGRKLLTGRVEGSTLAAVFSALVGCALFLSMLDNGVMGAFSVLVILALGGAAYWSRRHRRAAAPEAEAPGTHRPAPPETQAPPVPSSPSWWRDPLVKDGTTGPVGSSGYLWGPDDGADDRPGTLPGAAPAKPEPTPAYGQGRGGIGGRIFVLALLAGGIATASVWHGSPLGHALQVGLACALAVFGLGLAVSSVKGRTGFGTILLGLVTAGLLAAATALPREVSTDWHNVDWRPAAVADVRPLYSSGTGLATLDLSRLDVPKGTTVPVRASIEAGRLKVIVPREVTAKADVSIDLGDIQLPGDRSVRIKSGGENRRATLAPTAGTEAGGTIELHLDAGVGQVEVARAAS